TTATCTTAACTTTTATTAAAGTAAGATATTTTAGCAAGTGGACTTCAAGAGATAAACTTTTAAAATATCAAGAAAAGCAAGTAGAAAAACATTTAAAGTTTTTAAAAGAAAATTCACCATATTTTAAAATTCATCAAATCACAGAGGATTTTACTATGAATAAAACATTTATGATGGAAAATTTTGATGAATTAAATACCTTAGGAGTTAAAAAAGATGAAGCAATGGAGATTGCTTTAAATAGTGAAAAAACTAGAAATTTCAATCAAAAATACAAAAATATTTCAGTAGGTCTATCCTCTGGAACATCTGGGCATAGAGGAATGTTTATTACAACCCCAGAAGAACAAGGGATATGGGCAGGTACTATCCTTGCTAAGTTGCTTCCTAAAAATAATATTTTTGGGCATAGAATAGCATTTTTTCTAAGAGCAGACAATGATTTATATAAAACTATAAATTCATTTTTAATAAGTTTAGAATATTTTGACACTTTTAAGGATATTGATGAACATATAGAAAGATTGAATAAATATAAGCCTTCTATGGTGGTTGCACCTCCCTCTTTACTTTTAATACTAGCTAAGAAAATAGAAGAAGGAGAGTTAAAAATTTCTCCAAAAAGAGTTATTTCAGTTGCTGAAATTTTAGAAAAACCTGATGAAGAATATATTAAAAAACAATTTAAACTGAATATAATACATCAGATTTATCAAGCAACAGAAGGTTTTTTAGCTTGCACTTGTGAATATGGACATTTACATCTAAATGAAGATTTAATAAAGTTTGAAAAAAAATATATAGATGAAAAGAGATTTTATCCAATAATTACTGATTTTAGAAGAACTAGTCAACCTTTTGTAAATTATTATCTCAATGACATTTTAG
This Fusobacterium animalis 7_1 DNA region includes the following protein-coding sequences:
- a CDS encoding F390 synthetase-related protein yields the protein MKKIFKIILTFIKVRYFSKWTSRDKLLKYQEKQVEKHLKFLKENSPYFKIHQITEDFTMNKTFMMENFDELNTLGVKKDEAMEIALNSEKTRNFNQKYKNISVGLSSGTSGHRGMFITTPEEQGIWAGTILAKLLPKNNIFGHRIAFFLRADNDLYKTINSFLISLEYFDTFKDIDEHIERLNKYKPSMVVAPPSLLLILAKKIEEGELKISPKRVISVAEILEKPDEEYIKKQFKLNIIHQIYQATEGFLACTCEYGHLHLNEDLIKFEKKYIDEKRFYPIITDFRRTSQPFVNYYLNDILVEATEPCECGSVLQRIEKIEGRSDDIFKFINKSGKEVVIFPDFIRRTILFVENIREYQVFQINNNLLEVAILNITEEQKELIKKEFNKLFTSLEIENIEIKFINYEIDKTKKLKRIVRKVVE